The following coding sequences are from one Niveibacterium umoris window:
- a CDS encoding OmpA family protein, translated as MKRSWGASMMKCILAALLTCASVFAYAGASATQEAPIVATGTVPDEASKAAILARLREVFGPARVVDQLSVGGVVAPPQWTAQVQRSIGPQLKSVTSGSLTVDGTQVALAGTVPSETLRKSVAGDVANGLSNQFVVKNGLAVAAGEQQLLDTTLGNRIVEFESGKATLTPSGQAILDEMAKALASLSGRRVEIVGHTDSDGSRAGNLALSQARANEVQRYLVSKGTNAGMLSTSGMGPDRPVASNASAEGRARNRRIEFRVLAQ; from the coding sequence GTGAAGCGTTCCTGGGGCGCTAGCATGATGAAATGCATCCTTGCCGCGTTACTCACGTGCGCCTCGGTTTTTGCATATGCCGGCGCCTCTGCGACCCAAGAGGCACCGATCGTCGCGACGGGTACTGTGCCGGACGAGGCATCGAAGGCTGCAATCCTTGCCCGGCTGCGCGAGGTGTTCGGCCCCGCGAGAGTTGTCGACCAACTCAGCGTAGGCGGCGTGGTGGCCCCACCTCAATGGACTGCGCAAGTTCAGCGCTCGATCGGACCGCAGCTAAAGTCGGTAACTTCGGGCAGCCTGACGGTCGACGGTACCCAGGTTGCGTTGGCCGGCACCGTACCCAGTGAGACGCTGCGTAAATCTGTGGCCGGTGACGTGGCGAACGGGTTGAGCAATCAGTTCGTTGTGAAGAACGGTCTCGCAGTCGCTGCCGGCGAGCAGCAGTTGCTCGACACCACGCTCGGCAACCGCATTGTCGAGTTCGAGAGCGGTAAAGCGACGCTTACGCCGTCTGGCCAGGCGATTCTCGATGAAATGGCGAAGGCGCTGGCGAGTCTGAGTGGGCGTCGGGTGGAAATTGTCGGCCACACGGACAGCGATGGCTCGCGGGCCGGCAACCTTGCATTGTCACAAGCGCGTGCAAATGAAGTGCAACGCTATCTGGTGTCTAAAGGCACGAATGCGGGCATGTTGAGCACCAGCGGCATGGGGCCCGATCGCCCGGTCGCATCGAACGCTTCCGCCGAGGGGCGCGCGCGGAATCGGCGCATCGAGTTTCGCGTGCTTGCCCAGTGA
- a CDS encoding pyrimidine 5'-nucleotidase — translation MRDTSGSSDATRVWLFDLDNTLHDASPHIFPHINRSMTEYLMRHLALDEAGANALRIEYWHRYGATLLGLMRNHGTDAAHFLHETHQFPQLERMLVFNRALAARLRHLPGRKVLFSNAPEAYARAVLRGIGLERCFERVFGIEQLGLQPKPQSESFRRVLHALRLPAHRCIMVEDTLPNLRAAKALGMRTVWVNRGSVRPACVDVKLRNILDLRSAAHLVR, via the coding sequence ATGCGGGACACTTCAGGCAGCAGCGACGCAACCCGGGTCTGGCTGTTCGACCTCGACAACACCCTGCACGACGCCAGCCCGCACATCTTTCCGCACATCAACCGGTCCATGACCGAATACCTGATGCGCCACCTCGCGCTCGACGAAGCCGGGGCAAACGCCCTGCGCATCGAATACTGGCATCGCTACGGCGCCACGCTGCTGGGACTGATGCGCAATCACGGCACCGACGCCGCGCACTTCCTGCATGAGACGCACCAGTTCCCGCAGCTGGAGCGAATGCTGGTTTTCAACCGCGCGCTGGCCGCTCGCCTGCGCCATCTGCCGGGCCGCAAGGTGCTCTTTTCGAATGCGCCGGAAGCTTACGCGCGCGCGGTGCTGCGCGGGATCGGGCTGGAGCGTTGCTTTGAGCGGGTGTTCGGCATCGAGCAGCTGGGCCTGCAGCCGAAACCGCAATCCGAATCCTTCCGTCGCGTGCTGCACGCCCTGCGCCTGCCCGCGCATCGTTGCATCATGGTCGAAGACACGCTGCCCAACCTGCGCGCAGCCAAGGCGCTGGGCATGCGCACCGTCTGGGTGAACCGCGGCAGCGTTCGCCCGGCCTGCGTCGACGTCAAGCTGCGCAACATCCTCGACCTTCGCAGCGCAGCCCACCTCGTGCGATAA
- the tagF gene encoding type VI secretion system-associated protein TagF: protein MTDLAGRVCYFGKLPTRADFVRSASGAPILDSLDAWVAHGLELAAIDPGWKSAYDRCAPANFVFLGARSPVALVGRLVPSQDASQRRFPFISAVALPADSPLGLVANFPACFEPVWQQLATAMDAVRVAEDPRLALEALSALEFAPVAPLAAEALQPEYDALTLADLERSLRAAGHPVVLRRSVLAIGLLLEPLLTQTSSRMQRGLALPLPATGDARTAVASWWTAAVAPFLARADFELGALTVTRGGRPELMLSFAGADARTLQALLSPSAAQEYLIDICDAEWVEDYLDNDYAISKLASYLDIPRLSLRQAAATFGEAFLGR, encoded by the coding sequence ATGACTGACCTTGCCGGACGCGTTTGCTACTTCGGAAAACTGCCGACCCGTGCGGATTTTGTACGGAGCGCCAGCGGCGCGCCGATTCTGGACTCACTCGACGCCTGGGTGGCGCACGGACTGGAACTTGCGGCCATCGATCCTGGCTGGAAGTCGGCATACGATCGCTGCGCACCAGCGAACTTCGTTTTCCTCGGCGCGCGCAGCCCGGTTGCATTGGTGGGGCGGCTTGTGCCAAGCCAGGACGCCTCGCAGCGACGCTTTCCGTTCATCTCGGCTGTTGCGCTTCCTGCCGATTCGCCGCTTGGACTGGTTGCGAATTTCCCGGCTTGCTTCGAGCCAGTCTGGCAGCAGTTGGCGACCGCGATGGACGCGGTGCGTGTCGCGGAAGATCCGCGCCTTGCGCTAGAGGCGCTGTCCGCGCTGGAATTCGCGCCCGTCGCGCCGCTCGCTGCCGAAGCTCTGCAGCCGGAATACGACGCGCTGACGCTGGCGGATCTTGAGCGCAGCCTGCGCGCAGCCGGCCATCCCGTCGTGCTCCGGCGCAGCGTGCTGGCAATCGGCTTGCTGCTCGAACCCCTGCTGACCCAGACCTCATCGCGGATGCAACGCGGATTGGCACTTCCGCTGCCGGCCACGGGCGATGCGCGTACGGCCGTTGCGAGCTGGTGGACGGCAGCCGTGGCGCCCTTTCTTGCTCGTGCCGACTTCGAGCTTGGTGCACTGACCGTCACGCGCGGCGGCCGACCCGAGCTGATGCTCAGCTTCGCCGGCGCCGATGCGCGCACCCTTCAGGCGTTGCTCTCGCCCAGCGCGGCACAGGAATACCTGATCGACATCTGCGACGCCGAATGGGTCGAAGACTATCTGGACAACGACTATGCAATCAGCAAGCTCGCAAGCTATCTCGATATCCCGCGCCTGTCCCTGCGTCAGGCAGCGGCTACGTTCGGTGAAGCGTTCCTGGGGCGCTAG
- a CDS encoding methyltransferase domain-containing protein, which produces MTIPQDFSLDRRAIRARFGRSAAHADAAGFLAREVAQRMAERLAYIRHEPGRILDAGCGNGADFTLLGSRYPAAERIGVDFAHPLLRLARGERSFFKRLLGSARNTDPRLLCADVEALPLPRAAVQMVWSNLMLNWLADPMPAIREMHRVLEVGGMLMFSTLGPDTLKELRAAMPAGIGERVHRFIDMHDLGDCLVRAGFAEPVMDMETITLTYTDLDGLLKDLRHAGATNASAARPRALAGKAGWARARAAYDQMRVEGRLPATVEVIYGHAWKAAPKTTEDGRAVIQFKPRPTGEA; this is translated from the coding sequence ATGACGATTCCGCAGGATTTTTCTCTCGACCGCCGCGCCATTCGGGCGCGTTTCGGCCGCAGTGCGGCGCACGCCGACGCGGCCGGATTCCTCGCCCGCGAGGTGGCGCAGCGCATGGCCGAGCGACTGGCCTACATTCGCCACGAGCCGGGCCGGATCCTCGATGCGGGTTGCGGTAACGGGGCGGACTTCACCCTGCTTGGCAGTCGCTACCCGGCGGCCGAGCGCATCGGCGTGGACTTCGCGCATCCGCTGCTGCGGCTTGCGCGCGGCGAGCGCAGCTTCTTCAAGCGACTGCTCGGTAGCGCCCGCAACACCGACCCGCGGCTTCTCTGCGCCGATGTCGAGGCCCTGCCGCTGCCGCGCGCGGCGGTGCAGATGGTGTGGTCGAACCTGATGCTGAACTGGCTCGCCGACCCGATGCCGGCGATCCGCGAAATGCACCGCGTACTCGAAGTGGGCGGCATGCTGATGTTCTCGACGCTCGGGCCCGACACGCTGAAGGAATTGCGTGCTGCGATGCCGGCCGGCATCGGCGAGCGGGTGCACCGCTTCATCGACATGCACGATCTGGGCGACTGCCTGGTGCGCGCCGGATTCGCCGAACCGGTGATGGACATGGAGACGATCACGCTGACATACACCGATCTCGACGGCCTGCTCAAAGATCTGCGCCACGCGGGCGCCACCAATGCCTCGGCTGCCCGCCCGCGCGCGCTTGCCGGCAAGGCAGGCTGGGCGCGTGCCCGCGCGGCCTACGATCAGATGCGCGTGGAAGGGCGCCTGCCAGCGACGGTCGAAGTGATCTACGGGCATGCCTGGAAAGCCGCACCCAAGACCACCGAGGACGGCCGCGCGGTGATCCAGTTCAAACCACGCCCAACCGGCGAGGCCTGA
- a CDS encoding DUF2235 domain-containing protein, whose protein sequence is MTETEPRTLVVCLDGTWNDVGSRTNVVRFFEQLMRDSQQLTYYDEGVGIPERGNLRQRLMQRLSGGLFGTGLLVNVMQAYRWLTTHYRDGDRLVIIGFSRGAYSARVLASMLGTPGLLQGGDAGSFDAALQAVQLARETRTPVILPGLWRCRTVPVDFLGVWDTVGALGVPSLNMRWRPAGLQPLRFGNTQLPDHVKVARQALAIDEHRADYAPVLWTSARAGADVLQMWFPGCHAQVGGGYPDDVLCEISLLWMAAQAAPFVRFRQHSDELEGGHFAPRRLRLDGSEYLAPTIDAWREFLGGLYRVFSPRHLRRICVEGLNEAVHPSAWDKWSNDPDYRPLNLAHAGREHLHAASDEDRSEAGSEVRS, encoded by the coding sequence ATGACCGAAACTGAACCCCGCACCCTCGTCGTATGCCTCGACGGCACCTGGAACGATGTCGGCTCGCGTACCAACGTGGTCCGCTTCTTCGAACAGCTGATGCGCGATTCGCAGCAGCTGACCTACTACGACGAAGGCGTCGGCATTCCCGAGCGCGGCAACTTGCGGCAACGACTGATGCAACGCCTCAGCGGCGGGCTCTTCGGCACCGGCTTGCTGGTCAACGTCATGCAGGCCTATCGCTGGCTCACAACGCATTACCGCGATGGCGACCGCCTGGTGATCATCGGCTTTTCGCGCGGCGCCTATTCGGCGCGTGTATTGGCGTCGATGCTCGGCACGCCGGGCTTGTTGCAGGGCGGGGACGCGGGCAGCTTCGACGCAGCGCTGCAGGCGGTGCAGCTGGCGCGCGAAACCCGCACGCCGGTGATCCTCCCGGGCCTCTGGCGTTGCCGCACGGTGCCGGTCGACTTCCTCGGTGTGTGGGATACCGTCGGTGCCCTTGGCGTGCCCAGCCTGAACATGAGATGGCGCCCCGCCGGGCTGCAGCCGCTGCGCTTCGGCAACACCCAGTTGCCGGATCATGTGAAAGTCGCGCGGCAGGCGCTGGCCATCGACGAACATCGCGCCGATTACGCGCCGGTGCTCTGGACGAGTGCGCGCGCAGGGGCCGACGTGCTGCAGATGTGGTTCCCCGGCTGTCACGCTCAGGTCGGCGGTGGTTACCCCGACGACGTGCTGTGCGAGATCAGCTTGCTGTGGATGGCGGCGCAGGCGGCGCCCTTCGTGCGCTTCCGCCAGCACAGCGACGAACTCGAAGGCGGACACTTCGCACCGCGTCGGCTGCGTCTGGATGGCAGTGAGTACCTTGCGCCGACCATCGATGCCTGGCGCGAGTTCCTCGGTGGCCTGTATCGGGTTTTCTCGCCGCGGCACCTGCGCCGCATTTGCGTGGAGGGCCTCAACGAGGCGGTGCACCCGTCGGCCTGGGACAAGTGGAGCAACGACCCGGACTACCGCCCGCTCAATCTTGCCCACGCCGGGCGCGAACACCTGCACGCAGCCAGCGATGAAGATCGCAGCGAGGCAGGATCGGAGGTGCGCTCATGA
- a CDS encoding sensor histidine kinase, with the protein MKSLPSPASLVRSLVGQLAIAVLVPLLLIVAGDIYGGARTLKTAVRENIQSSVIKTSQLLNLTASTYLSNDDLSTLDIFFSEMLSESDNRGLAYVIIGRSDGDPLINTLGIGRAVPPPDLPATYEEAALRGIIHVRNPLFLPGRAVGYLQYGLATGDMIAAIDHEQRRALWLSGSIALVAAVVAVILAAKISRQLRAFIAASKEVAFGRYDRKVQVSGADELAKLAEHFNRMSEAVQSKIQEVTELNQTLEARVRERTRELEHANTLLQSNLLQLNEAKDQIVRSEKLAGLGALVAGVAHELNTPIGNAVTLASMLENDANGVIAKYQDGSLRRSELEKHVTAARDASQMLMRNLQRASELIVSFKTVAVDQTSEQRRRFNLQQTLNELVISVGPTLRRTPFRIELSVPPDLECNSYPGPLNQVITNLVTNGIAHAFEGRSEGCMTLSAERDPNHSEWIVIRFADDGIGIAPEHLRRIFDPFFTTKLGHGGSGLGLHISHNIVEGLLGGRIEVSSTPGQGTTFSIRIPTNAPESTAGNDS; encoded by the coding sequence ATGAAATCGCTGCCCTCTCCCGCCAGCCTGGTGCGCTCGCTGGTCGGCCAGCTGGCGATCGCGGTGCTGGTGCCCTTGCTGCTGATCGTCGCCGGCGACATCTATGGCGGCGCGCGAACGCTGAAGACGGCGGTGCGCGAAAACATCCAGTCGAGCGTGATCAAGACCTCTCAGTTGTTGAACCTGACCGCCTCGACCTATCTCTCGAACGATGATCTGAGCACACTCGACATCTTCTTCAGCGAGATGCTCAGTGAATCGGACAACCGCGGCCTTGCCTACGTGATCATCGGCCGTTCGGACGGCGACCCCTTGATCAACACCCTGGGCATCGGGCGCGCAGTACCGCCGCCAGACCTCCCGGCCACCTACGAAGAGGCGGCGCTCCGCGGCATCATCCATGTGCGCAATCCGCTCTTCCTGCCGGGTCGGGCCGTTGGATACCTGCAATACGGACTCGCCACCGGCGACATGATCGCCGCGATCGATCACGAACAACGCCGCGCGCTGTGGCTGAGCGGCAGTATCGCGCTCGTCGCCGCGGTGGTCGCCGTGATTCTCGCGGCCAAAATCTCGCGCCAGCTGCGCGCTTTCATCGCAGCCAGCAAGGAAGTCGCCTTCGGCCGCTACGACCGCAAGGTGCAGGTGAGCGGCGCCGACGAACTGGCCAAGCTGGCCGAGCACTTCAACCGCATGTCCGAGGCGGTGCAATCGAAGATCCAGGAAGTCACCGAGCTGAACCAGACGCTGGAGGCCCGCGTTCGCGAACGTACCCGCGAGCTTGAGCACGCCAACACGCTGCTGCAGTCAAACCTGCTGCAGTTGAACGAGGCCAAGGATCAGATCGTGCGATCGGAAAAGCTTGCGGGCCTCGGCGCGCTGGTCGCCGGCGTCGCGCACGAGCTCAACACGCCGATCGGCAACGCGGTCACCTTGGCGTCGATGCTCGAGAACGATGCCAACGGGGTGATTGCGAAGTACCAGGATGGCAGCCTGCGCAGATCCGAGCTGGAAAAGCACGTCACCGCAGCACGCGACGCGAGCCAGATGCTGATGCGGAATCTGCAGCGCGCCTCCGAGCTGATCGTATCCTTCAAGACGGTGGCGGTGGACCAGACCAGCGAGCAGCGACGCCGCTTCAACCTTCAGCAAACGCTCAACGAACTGGTCATCAGCGTGGGGCCCACGTTGCGACGCACACCGTTCAGGATCGAGCTGTCGGTGCCGCCTGACCTGGAGTGCAACAGCTACCCCGGCCCGCTCAATCAGGTCATCACCAATCTGGTCACCAACGGCATCGCTCATGCCTTCGAGGGTCGCAGCGAGGGCTGCATGACGCTGAGCGCTGAGCGCGATCCAAACCACAGCGAGTGGATCGTGATCCGCTTCGCCGATGACGGCATCGGCATCGCGCCCGAGCACCTGCGCCGCATCTTCGACCCCTTCTTCACCACCAAGCTGGGACACGGCGGATCGGGCCTCGGTTTGCACATCTCGCACAACATCGTCGAAGGCTTGCTCGGTGGCCGCATCGAGGTCAGCTCTACGCCCGGACAGGGCACCACCTTCTCGATCCGCATCCCGACCAACGCCCCGGAAAGCACGGCGGGCAACGACAGCTGA
- the yihA gene encoding ribosome biogenesis GTP-binding protein YihA/YsxC — MSIFRHARFETSYAKPNALPDSSAPEIAFVGRSNAGKSSAINTLVGHNRLAFVSKTPGRTQLINFFRLPSGVALVDLPGFGYAQVPEPIRRQWQDLLEKYLTRRPNVIGLIHIMDSRHPLTHLDRQLLDWFTPSGRPVHILLTKSDKLTRGPAAQTLMDVRRELAQWGPSVTAQLFSSLKKTGMDDAERVVTNWLESLIPDPDKEKPPAEGEEGRG, encoded by the coding sequence ATGTCCATCTTTCGCCACGCCCGCTTCGAAACGTCCTATGCAAAGCCGAACGCCTTGCCGGACTCGTCTGCGCCCGAAATCGCCTTTGTTGGTCGTTCCAACGCAGGCAAGTCGAGCGCGATCAATACGCTTGTCGGCCACAATCGGCTCGCCTTTGTTTCGAAGACGCCGGGCCGCACCCAGCTGATCAACTTCTTCCGCCTTCCTTCCGGTGTCGCGCTGGTCGATTTGCCCGGGTTCGGCTACGCCCAGGTACCCGAGCCGATCCGCCGCCAATGGCAGGATCTGCTCGAGAAGTACCTGACGCGGCGCCCCAACGTGATCGGCCTGATACACATCATGGATTCGCGCCATCCGCTGACGCACCTCGATCGCCAGCTGCTGGACTGGTTCACGCCTTCAGGGCGGCCGGTGCATATCCTGCTGACAAAGTCCGACAAGCTGACCCGTGGCCCCGCGGCGCAGACCCTGATGGATGTGCGCCGCGAACTGGCGCAATGGGGGCCAAGTGTCACCGCCCAGCTCTTCTCCAGCCTCAAGAAAACAGGGATGGACGATGCCGAGCGCGTCGTCACCAACTGGCTCGAGTCGTTGATTCCCGACCCCGACAAAGAAAAACCCCCGGCGGAAGGGGAAGAGGGCCGGGGGTAG
- a CDS encoding c-type cytochrome, producing MLKPILGHALILSLLAATQAFAADAAAKPDLAKAKQTVETVCVACHGADGNSTIPQNPKLAGQHKEYLYKQLRNFKSWDGKPAERANPVMGGMAAPLEDADMQALAQYFSSQKLTLGEAKDRKSVEAGQKIWRGGIAAKGVPACAGCHGPTGAGLPAQYPALHGQHAEYTEAQLKAFRAGERANDPNKMMRTIALKLTDPEIKAVSDYISGLR from the coding sequence ATGTTGAAGCCGATTCTCGGGCACGCACTGATTCTGAGCCTGCTTGCTGCAACGCAAGCTTTTGCCGCTGACGCGGCCGCCAAACCGGACCTCGCCAAGGCGAAGCAGACCGTGGAAACCGTTTGCGTAGCCTGTCACGGCGCCGATGGCAACAGCACGATCCCGCAAAACCCCAAGCTTGCCGGCCAACACAAGGAATATCTCTACAAGCAGTTGCGCAACTTCAAGTCCTGGGATGGCAAGCCCGCCGAGCGCGCCAACCCGGTCATGGGCGGTATGGCCGCACCGCTTGAAGATGCGGACATGCAGGCGCTGGCGCAGTACTTCTCCAGCCAGAAACTCACGCTGGGCGAAGCCAAGGACCGCAAGAGCGTTGAAGCCGGCCAGAAGATCTGGCGTGGCGGTATCGCGGCGAAAGGTGTGCCGGCCTGTGCCGGTTGCCACGGCCCGACCGGCGCCGGCCTGCCCGCACAGTACCCGGCGCTGCACGGCCAGCATGCCGAGTACACCGAGGCGCAGCTGAAAGCCTTCCGCGCAGGTGAGCGCGCGAATGATCCGAACAAGATGATGCGCACGATCGCGCTGAAACTGACGGATCCGGAAATCAAGGCCGTTTCGGACTACATATCCGGACTGCGTTGA
- a CDS encoding DUF4124 domain-containing protein, whose translation MRTAPLLFMLVTMFATPTLAEVWKWTDSEGHTHYGDTPPAGVKASKVGDAGVSVVPAITGDDSRPPTPQVPAAPARPPAPEVKGSGTNTAADAEARRQRMIERCEKDRGVDCEENVDRMLDGSPGVSPGAADYPVWIAPPPHPAHKPNPHPKPKPKPKPEPEPYLEMGPMPKPAKTK comes from the coding sequence ATGCGCACTGCGCCCCTGCTCTTCATGCTGGTGACAATGTTCGCTACGCCCACGCTGGCCGAGGTCTGGAAATGGACCGACAGCGAAGGCCACACCCACTACGGCGATACGCCGCCGGCCGGAGTAAAGGCCAGCAAGGTGGGCGATGCAGGCGTCTCGGTAGTCCCGGCGATTACCGGCGATGACAGTCGCCCCCCGACGCCCCAAGTGCCCGCCGCGCCGGCCAGGCCGCCTGCGCCCGAAGTGAAAGGCAGCGGGACAAATACGGCCGCCGATGCGGAAGCCAGACGCCAGCGCATGATCGAGCGCTGCGAGAAGGATCGTGGCGTCGACTGCGAAGAAAACGTCGACCGAATGCTCGATGGGTCGCCCGGTGTCTCGCCGGGTGCGGCCGACTATCCGGTCTGGATCGCGCCGCCACCCCATCCGGCCCACAAGCCGAATCCTCATCCCAAACCGAAGCCGAAGCCAAAACCCGAGCCGGAGCCCTATCTGGAGATGGGTCCGATGCCCAAACCGGCCAAGACCAAGTAA
- the hemB gene encoding porphobilinogen synthase, translating to MTFTPGPFPNTRMRRMRRDAFSRRLMREHRLSADDLIYPVFVLEGAGKTEQVASMPGVSRVSLDNLLRVAEESVSLGIPALALFPVVGAERKSADAAEAWNPDGLVPRVVQALKSRFPELGVITDVALDPYTSHGQDGLIDPADPRGYVMNDETLAALEKQALCHAAAGADVVAPSDMMDGRIGRIRTALEANGHIHTRILAYSAKYASSFYGPFRDAVGSAGNLGKGNKYTYQMDPANSDEAIREVALDIAEGADMFMVKPGMPYLDIVRRVKSELQVPTYAYQVSGEYAMLKAAAQNGWLDERACALEALLAFKRAGADGILTYFALDAARWLKEDAAG from the coding sequence ATGACTTTCACGCCCGGTCCGTTCCCGAATACCCGTATGCGCCGCATGCGCCGCGACGCATTTTCCCGCCGGCTGATGCGCGAGCATCGCTTGTCGGCCGACGACCTGATCTACCCGGTTTTCGTGCTTGAAGGTGCCGGCAAGACCGAGCAGGTGGCGTCGATGCCGGGTGTGTCGCGGGTGTCACTGGACAATCTGCTGCGCGTTGCCGAGGAGTCTGTCTCGCTCGGTATCCCGGCACTCGCGCTGTTTCCGGTCGTCGGTGCCGAGAGAAAGTCTGCCGACGCCGCCGAGGCCTGGAACCCGGACGGCCTTGTGCCGCGGGTGGTGCAGGCGCTCAAGTCGCGCTTCCCGGAACTGGGGGTGATTACCGACGTCGCGCTCGACCCCTACACCAGCCATGGGCAGGACGGCCTGATCGACCCGGCAGATCCGCGCGGCTATGTCATGAACGACGAAACCCTGGCGGCGCTGGAAAAGCAGGCGCTTTGCCATGCCGCGGCGGGCGCCGATGTGGTCGCGCCGTCCGATATGATGGATGGGCGTATCGGGCGGATCCGTACAGCGCTGGAAGCCAACGGTCACATCCACACCCGTATCCTCGCCTACTCGGCGAAGTACGCGTCGAGCTTCTACGGCCCCTTCCGCGACGCCGTCGGGTCGGCCGGCAACCTTGGCAAGGGCAACAAATACACGTACCAGATGGACCCGGCCAATTCCGACGAGGCGATCCGCGAAGTTGCGCTCGACATCGCAGAAGGTGCCGATATGTTCATGGTCAAGCCCGGCATGCCCTACCTCGACATCGTACGGCGCGTGAAATCCGAGCTGCAGGTGCCGACCTACGCATATCAGGTCAGCGGCGAGTACGCGATGCTCAAGGCCGCAGCCCAGAACGGCTGGCTCGATGAGCGCGCGTGCGCGCTCGAAGCGCTGCTGGCCTTCAAGCGCGCGGGTGCGGATGGCATCCTGACCTACTTCGCGCTCGATGCCGCGCGCTGGCTGAAGGAAGACGCCGCCGGCTGA
- a CDS encoding GNAT family N-acetyltransferase, with amino-acid sequence MLHIRLMTPGDLDPVFDLQCRAHTPDYHESRAALASRFERGRQSCFVAELGHRAVAYLLAHPWAGPPPILHHALPKLVMPDHLFLHDLAVLPEARGAGAAAALISALEKHCRRAGFGEIRLVALVDAVSFWQRRGWKPLGGVTLDRSYGVGARLKTRAVGG; translated from the coding sequence ATGCTGCACATAAGGCTGATGACACCGGGCGACCTCGACCCGGTGTTTGATCTTCAATGCCGGGCGCACACCCCGGACTACCACGAATCCCGCGCCGCGCTGGCGAGCCGCTTCGAGCGCGGCCGCCAGAGCTGCTTCGTGGCCGAACTGGGCCACCGTGCAGTGGCGTATCTGCTCGCGCATCCGTGGGCAGGGCCGCCGCCGATCCTGCATCACGCCTTGCCCAAGCTGGTCATGCCGGATCATCTCTTCCTGCATGACCTCGCCGTGTTGCCGGAAGCCAGGGGGGCCGGGGCGGCGGCCGCGCTGATCAGCGCGCTCGAGAAACACTGTCGCCGCGCGGGGTTCGGAGAGATTCGCCTGGTGGCGCTGGTTGATGCGGTGAGTTTCTGGCAGCGACGTGGCTGGAAACCCTTGGGCGGCGTTACGCTCGACCGCAGCTACGGCGTTGGCGCGCGGCTCAAGACGCGCGCCGTTGGCGGGTGA